The following coding sequences are from one Plectropomus leopardus isolate mb chromosome 10, YSFRI_Pleo_2.0, whole genome shotgun sequence window:
- the LOC121949334 gene encoding coiled-coil domain-containing protein 138-like: MNLQLKDRDDVADTVEKLKQKYLEKRKQSSPAEDITSGTTDEAAQRLLLASRSKQPTKELKCYSKALHELFKAVTNHPNQFGSDRGLHGSSEDLSEDSNAAPLQDSQVLFTETDVTLPSYLDGSPGSQEIETDRDSQRAWQLPDSCHSSSLVLAKVYREMMTIYEQLKAERQSQQQWERELQERERRLKQQEEAFGRLAGLEEMLHTRIVSVEEKHKQEVSQLQDLLRERTKENKRLKSNFDTIKELNDNMKKQLNEISEQNKKLENQSKRVQARLENLQRKYELSMATRGCQKVSVKGTECIKPSKKEKAAATGKPSNKGSSSPTSTKLLALLLDWVLLDGQTLSSIAGNEGKGASQCLPPEVVLNERCLKVLPLLADQLHRSPLSEPDLLLNLLRLIHWALRHMDSSTQHVTLSATLRRIGEEVSKPPTQLMVPQSEDPDLPNSCSGAAGGPYRSWPLYRSPCPHTRILSTLIILRTVTQADILAQALDSLHTELMCEESRGLFIHCGGVCVLLWMLRAGRGGLNTPVDILMQLTEQSRYLNPFLESCSCEEFFRTASQLLTNPCLELPSLEKLSILLQKLSSMRKNRRLFELFSLHHQIQELYHKANRTHTFLCLNLRSILHNLR; this comes from the exons ATGAACCTGCAGCTTAAAGATAGAGACGACGTCGCTGATACCGTCGAGAAGCTCAAGCAGAAATATTTGGAGAAGAGGAAACAG TCATCACCAGCAGAGGACATTACCTCCGGAACCACTGATG aGGCAGCACAAAGGCTCTTATTAGCCAGCAGATCCAAACAGCCAACCAAAGAGTTGAAATGCTACAGCAAAGCTTTACATGAGCTGTTCAAAGCAGTTACCAACCATCCCAACCA GTTTGGCAGTGATCGTGGTCTCCATGGCAGTAGTGAGGACCTGAGTGAGGACTCTAATGCTGCCCCACTTCAGGACTCTCAGGTGCTGTTTACAGAgacag ATGTGACCTTGCCCTCCTATCTGGATGGCAGCCCGGGGTCCCAGGAAATCGAGACCGACAGGGATTCGCAGAGAGCTTGGCAACTTCCTGACTCGTGCCATTCCTCCTCCTTAGTACTAGCAAAGGTGTACCGGGAGATGATGACCATCTATGAACAACTTAAg GCAGAGCGACAAAGCCAGCAGCAGTGGGAGAGGGAGCTACAGGAGCGAGAGAGGAGGCTGAAGCAACAGGAGGAAGCTTTTGGGAGGCTGGCCGGGCTGGAGGAGATGCTACACACTCGCATAGTATCTGTAGAGGAG AAACACAAGCAAGAGGTGAGCCAGCTGCAGGATCTTCTTCGAGAGAGGACAAAGGAAAACAAGAGGCTCAAGTCCAACTTTGACACCATCAAGGAGCTGAATGACAACATGAAGAAACAG cTGAATGAGATCAGTGAGCAGAATAAAAAGTTGGAGAACCAATCCAAGAGGGTGCAGGCTCGACTTGAAAACCTACAG aggaaATATGAGCTCAGCATGGCAACAAGAGGCTGTCAGAAAGTGAGCGTTAAGGGCACAGAGTGTATAAAACCATCCAAAAAGGAGAAAGCTGCTGCCACTGGAAAACCTAGCAACAAG GGCAGCTCCAGTCCCACCTCAACAAAGCTTCTCGCACTTCTACTGGACTGGGTACTACTTGACGGGCAGACGCTCTCCTCCATAGCAGGAAACGAAGGGAAAGGTGCCAGCCAGTGTCTGCCGCCAGAGGTCGTGCTCAATGAGAGATGCCTTAAG GTGCTGCCGCTTTTAGCAGATCAGCTTCATCGTAGTCCTTTATCAGAACCTGACCTCCTCCTCAACCTTCTTCGCCTCATCCACTGGGCTTTGAGACACATGGACAGCAGTACACAG CATGTAACGCTGTCTGCCACCCTGCGGCGGATAGGAGAGGAAGTGTCAAAGCCTCCAACCCAGCTAATGGTACCTCAGTCTGAAGATCCGGACCTGCCCAATTCCTGCAGTGGGGCTGCAGGTGGTCCCTACAGGAGCTGGCCCCTTTATCGTAGCCCCTGTCCTCACACACGGATCCTCTCCACCCTCATCATCCTCCGCACTGTCACACAAG CTGACATACTGGCCCAGGCTCTGGACAGTCTTCATACTGAGCTGATGTGCGAGGAGAGCCGAGGTCTATTCATCCACTGTGGAGGAGTGTGCGTGCTGCTGTGGATGCTTCGGGCTGGCCGCGGAGGTCTGAACACACCCGTAGACATCCTGATGCAGCTAACTGAGCAGTCCC gcTACTTAAATCCCTTCCTGGAGTCATGTAGCTGTGAGGAGTTCTTTCGCACGGCCTCCCAGCTTCTCACAAACCCTTGTCTGGAGCTGCCATCGCTGGAGAAGCTTTCCATCCTTCTACAGAAGCTCTCTAGCATGAG